A window of Ictidomys tridecemlineatus isolate mIctTri1 chromosome 15, mIctTri1.hap1, whole genome shotgun sequence contains these coding sequences:
- the Etv2 gene encoding ETS translocation variant 2 — MDLWNGDEASPQEVPPGNQLSGLEGAEFGFYFPELALQGETPTAETCWKGFPELDWSPSLAHPEASWGAEPAPQALAWSGDWADLSRTTCTASDPWNHASQILGPAPGPVPFTGSEGTVGQNCDTTWSHIQAARNTISWDCSVGSHGATYWGNGLSGEPRANCAISWSEPVGSNCATSWDPGLHTECSISSKGYQSSAVTTPSEQSQKSDRDALARYPKTNHRGPIQLWQFLLELLHDQARSSCIRWTGNSREFQLCDPKEVARLWGERKRKPGMNYEKLSRGLRYYYRRDIVRKSGGRKYTYRFGGRVPGIPCRDCSEDSQGTEIQ; from the exons ATGGACTTGTGGAATGGGGATGAAGCATCACCACAGGAAGTGCCTCCGGGGAACCAGCTGTCAGGGTTGG AAGGCGCTGAATTTGGCTTCTATTTCCCTGAACTGGCACTCCAAGGAGAAACGCCGACAGCGGAGACATGCTGGAAAG GATTTCCAGAGCTGGACTGGAGCCCCTCCTTAGCACATCCAGAAGCTTCATGGGGGGCAG AGCCAGCCCCTCAGGCCCTTGCGTGGTCAGGAGACTGGGCAGACCTGTCCCGCACCACCTGCACTGCCTCGGACCCTTGGAACCACGCCTCCCAGATCCTGGGCCCCGCCCCTGGTCCTGTCCCCTTCACTGGTTCCGAAGGGACGGTGGGCCAGAACTGTGACACCACGTGGTCGCACATCCAGGCTGCCAGAAACACCATCAGCTGGGACTGTTCTGTGGGCTCCCACGGCGCCACCTACTGGGGCAACGGCCTCAGCGGGGAACCGCGCGCGAACTGTGCCATTTCGTGGAGTGAGCCGGTGGGTTCGAACTGTGCCACCTCGTGGGATCCGGGGCTGCATACAGAGTGCAGCATCTCTTCGAAGGGGTACCAGAGTTCAGCTGTCACCACTCCCTCCGAACAGAGTCAGAAATCTGACCGGGATGCCTTGGCTCGTTACCCCAAAACTAACCACCGAG GTCCCATTCAGCTGTGGCAGTTCCTCCTGGAGCTGCTCCACGACCAGGCGCGTAGCAGCTGCATCCGCTGGACTGGCAACAGCCGCGAGTTCCAGCTGTGCGACCCCAAAGAG GTGGCGCGGCTGTGGGGCGAGCGCAAGAGGAAGCCCGGCATGAATTACGAGAAGCTGAGCCGAGGTCTACGCTACTACTACCGCCGCGACATCGTGCGCAAGAGCGGTGGGCGCAAGTACACGTACCGCTTCGGGGGCCGAGTGCCCGGTATACCCTGTCGGGACTGCTCCGAGGACAGTCAAGGAACAGAGATCCAATAA
- the Rbm42 gene encoding RNA-binding protein 42 isoform X1 yields MAGAMPAPGLPGAGGPVVPGPGAGIPGKSGEERLKEMEAEMALFEQEVLGAPVTGIPTAVPAVPTVPTVEAMQVPAAPVIRPIIATNTYQQVQQTLEARAAAAATVVPPMVGGPPFVGPVGFGPADRSHLDSPEAREAMFLRRAAVAPQRAPILRPAFVPHVLQRADSALSPAAGAPRPMALRPPHQALVGPPLPGPPGPPMMLPPMARAPGPPLGSMAALRPPLEEPAAPRELGLGLGLGLKEKEEAVVAAAAGLEEASAAVAVGAGGAPAGPAVIGPSLPLALAMPLPEPEPLPLPLEVVRGLLPPLRIPELLSLRPRPRPPRPEPPPGLMALEVPEPLGEDKKKGKPEKLKRCIRTAAGSSWEDPSLLEWDADDFRIFCGDLGNEVNDDILARAFSRFPSFLKAKVIRDKRTGKTKGYGFVSFKDPSDYVRAMREMNGKYVGSRPIKLRKSMWKDRNLDVVRKKQKEKKKLGLR; encoded by the exons ATGGCCGGGGCGATGCCAGCCCCGGGGCTCCCGGGTGCAGGAGGACCCGTGGTCCCGGGCCCTGGTGCCGGCATCCCGGGCAAGAGCGGCGAGGAACGCTTGAAGGAAATGGAGGCGGAGATGGCCCT GTTTGAGCAGGAAGTTCTGGGGGCTCCAGTAACTGGAATCCCAACCGCTGTGCCTGCGGTGCCCACGGTCCCCACGGTCGAAGCGATGCAGGTCCCAGCAGCTCCTGTGATCCGCCCAATTATCGCGACCAACACATACCAGCAG GTGCAACAGACTCTGGAGGCCCGGGCAGCTGCTGCAGCCACAGTAGTTCCTCCCATGGTGGGTGGCCCTCCTTTTGTGGGCCCAG TTGGCTTTGGCCCTGCTGATCGGAGTCACCTGGACAGTCCAGAGGCTCGAGAAGCCATGTTCCTACGGCGAGCAG CTGTGGCCCCTCAGAGGGCCCCTATCCTGCGTCCGGCCTTCGTCCCCCACgtgctacagagagcag ATTCTGCTCTCTCTCCTGCAGCTGGTGCTCCCCGTCCAATGGCCCTGCGGCCCCCTCACCAGGCCCTTGTAGGACCCCCTCTTCCTGGGCCCCCTGGACCACCTATGATGCTGCCACCAATGGCTCGGGCCCCAGGACCCCCCCTGGGCTCTATGGCTGCTCTAAGGCCTCCCCTG GAAGAGCCAGCAGCACCCCGAGAGCTGGGCCTAGGACTGGGATTGGGcctgaaagagaaggaagaagcagtggtggcagcagcagctggGCTGGAAGAGGCTAGTGCAGCAGTGGCTGTGGGTGCAGGAGGTGCTCCAGCTGGCCCTGCAGTCATTGGGCCCAGCCTACCACTGGCCCTGGCCATGCCATTGCCGGAACCTGAGCCCCTACCCCTCCCACTGGAGGTGGTACGTGGCCTGCTGCCCCCACTGCGCATTCCTGAGCTCCTGTCCTTACGTCCACGACCCCGGCCCCCTCGGCCTGAGCCACCTCCTGGCCTTATGGCTCTTGAG GTCCCAGAACCCTTGGGTGAAGACAAGAAGAAAGGGAAGCCAGAAAAATTGAAACGCTGCATTCGCACAGCAGCTGGAAGTAGCTGGGAGGACCCCAGCCTGCTGGAGTGGGATGCAG ATGACTTCCGGATCTTCTGCGGGGATTTGGGCAATGAGGTGAATGATGACATCTTGGCACGTGCCTTCAGCCGCTTCCCATCCTTCCTTAAGGCTAAGGTGATCCGTGACAAGCGCACAGGCAAGACCAAGGGCTATGGCTTTGTCAGCTTCAAGGACCCAAGTGACTATGTGCGCGCCATGCGTGAGATGAATG GGAAATATGTGGGCTCACGCCCCATCAAGCTTCGTAAGAGCATGTGGAAGGACCGGAACCTGGATGTGGTCCGcaagaagcagaaggaaaagaagaagttggGACTGAGATAG
- the Rbm42 gene encoding RNA-binding protein 42 isoform X3 produces the protein MAGAMPAPGLPGAGGPVVPGPGAGIPGKSGEERLKEMEAEMALFEQEVLGAPVTGIPTAVPAVPTVPTVEAMQVPAAPVIRPIIATNTYQQVQQTLEARAAAAATVVPPMVGGPPFVGPVGFGPADRSHLDSPEAREAMFLRRAAGAPRPMALRPPHQALVGPPLPGPPGPPMMLPPMARAPGPPLGSMAALRPPLEEPAAPRELGLGLGLGLKEKEEAVVAAAAGLEEASAAVAVGAGGAPAGPAVIGPSLPLALAMPLPEPEPLPLPLEVVRGLLPPLRIPELLSLRPRPRPPRPEPPPGLMALEVPEPLGEDKKKGKPEKLKRCIRTAAGSSWEDPSLLEWDADDFRIFCGDLGNEVNDDILARAFSRFPSFLKAKVIRDKRTGKTKGYGFVSFKDPSDYVRAMREMNGKYVGSRPIKLRKSMWKDRNLDVVRKKQKEKKKLGLR, from the exons ATGGCCGGGGCGATGCCAGCCCCGGGGCTCCCGGGTGCAGGAGGACCCGTGGTCCCGGGCCCTGGTGCCGGCATCCCGGGCAAGAGCGGCGAGGAACGCTTGAAGGAAATGGAGGCGGAGATGGCCCT GTTTGAGCAGGAAGTTCTGGGGGCTCCAGTAACTGGAATCCCAACCGCTGTGCCTGCGGTGCCCACGGTCCCCACGGTCGAAGCGATGCAGGTCCCAGCAGCTCCTGTGATCCGCCCAATTATCGCGACCAACACATACCAGCAG GTGCAACAGACTCTGGAGGCCCGGGCAGCTGCTGCAGCCACAGTAGTTCCTCCCATGGTGGGTGGCCCTCCTTTTGTGGGCCCAG TTGGCTTTGGCCCTGCTGATCGGAGTCACCTGGACAGTCCAGAGGCTCGAGAAGCCATGTTCCTACGGCGAGCAG CTGGTGCTCCCCGTCCAATGGCCCTGCGGCCCCCTCACCAGGCCCTTGTAGGACCCCCTCTTCCTGGGCCCCCTGGACCACCTATGATGCTGCCACCAATGGCTCGGGCCCCAGGACCCCCCCTGGGCTCTATGGCTGCTCTAAGGCCTCCCCTG GAAGAGCCAGCAGCACCCCGAGAGCTGGGCCTAGGACTGGGATTGGGcctgaaagagaaggaagaagcagtggtggcagcagcagctggGCTGGAAGAGGCTAGTGCAGCAGTGGCTGTGGGTGCAGGAGGTGCTCCAGCTGGCCCTGCAGTCATTGGGCCCAGCCTACCACTGGCCCTGGCCATGCCATTGCCGGAACCTGAGCCCCTACCCCTCCCACTGGAGGTGGTACGTGGCCTGCTGCCCCCACTGCGCATTCCTGAGCTCCTGTCCTTACGTCCACGACCCCGGCCCCCTCGGCCTGAGCCACCTCCTGGCCTTATGGCTCTTGAG GTCCCAGAACCCTTGGGTGAAGACAAGAAGAAAGGGAAGCCAGAAAAATTGAAACGCTGCATTCGCACAGCAGCTGGAAGTAGCTGGGAGGACCCCAGCCTGCTGGAGTGGGATGCAG ATGACTTCCGGATCTTCTGCGGGGATTTGGGCAATGAGGTGAATGATGACATCTTGGCACGTGCCTTCAGCCGCTTCCCATCCTTCCTTAAGGCTAAGGTGATCCGTGACAAGCGCACAGGCAAGACCAAGGGCTATGGCTTTGTCAGCTTCAAGGACCCAAGTGACTATGTGCGCGCCATGCGTGAGATGAATG GGAAATATGTGGGCTCACGCCCCATCAAGCTTCGTAAGAGCATGTGGAAGGACCGGAACCTGGATGTGGTCCGcaagaagcagaaggaaaagaagaagttggGACTGAGATAG
- the Rbm42 gene encoding RNA-binding protein 42 isoform X2 produces the protein MAGAMPAPGLPGAGGPVVPGPGAGIPGKSGEERLKEMEAEMALFEQEVLGAPVTGIPTAVPAVPTVPTVEAMQVPAAPVIRPIIATNTYQQVQQTLEARAAAAATVVPPMVGGPPFVGPVGFGPADRSHLDSPEAREAMFLRRAAVAPQRAPILRPAFVPHVLQRAAGAPRPMALRPPHQALVGPPLPGPPGPPMMLPPMARAPGPPLGSMAALRPPLEEPAAPRELGLGLGLGLKEKEEAVVAAAAGLEEASAAVAVGAGGAPAGPAVIGPSLPLALAMPLPEPEPLPLPLEVVRGLLPPLRIPELLSLRPRPRPPRPEPPPGLMALEVPEPLGEDKKKGKPEKLKRCIRTAAGSSWEDPSLLEWDADDFRIFCGDLGNEVNDDILARAFSRFPSFLKAKVIRDKRTGKTKGYGFVSFKDPSDYVRAMREMNGKYVGSRPIKLRKSMWKDRNLDVVRKKQKEKKKLGLR, from the exons ATGGCCGGGGCGATGCCAGCCCCGGGGCTCCCGGGTGCAGGAGGACCCGTGGTCCCGGGCCCTGGTGCCGGCATCCCGGGCAAGAGCGGCGAGGAACGCTTGAAGGAAATGGAGGCGGAGATGGCCCT GTTTGAGCAGGAAGTTCTGGGGGCTCCAGTAACTGGAATCCCAACCGCTGTGCCTGCGGTGCCCACGGTCCCCACGGTCGAAGCGATGCAGGTCCCAGCAGCTCCTGTGATCCGCCCAATTATCGCGACCAACACATACCAGCAG GTGCAACAGACTCTGGAGGCCCGGGCAGCTGCTGCAGCCACAGTAGTTCCTCCCATGGTGGGTGGCCCTCCTTTTGTGGGCCCAG TTGGCTTTGGCCCTGCTGATCGGAGTCACCTGGACAGTCCAGAGGCTCGAGAAGCCATGTTCCTACGGCGAGCAG CTGTGGCCCCTCAGAGGGCCCCTATCCTGCGTCCGGCCTTCGTCCCCCACgtgctacagagagcag CTGGTGCTCCCCGTCCAATGGCCCTGCGGCCCCCTCACCAGGCCCTTGTAGGACCCCCTCTTCCTGGGCCCCCTGGACCACCTATGATGCTGCCACCAATGGCTCGGGCCCCAGGACCCCCCCTGGGCTCTATGGCTGCTCTAAGGCCTCCCCTG GAAGAGCCAGCAGCACCCCGAGAGCTGGGCCTAGGACTGGGATTGGGcctgaaagagaaggaagaagcagtggtggcagcagcagctggGCTGGAAGAGGCTAGTGCAGCAGTGGCTGTGGGTGCAGGAGGTGCTCCAGCTGGCCCTGCAGTCATTGGGCCCAGCCTACCACTGGCCCTGGCCATGCCATTGCCGGAACCTGAGCCCCTACCCCTCCCACTGGAGGTGGTACGTGGCCTGCTGCCCCCACTGCGCATTCCTGAGCTCCTGTCCTTACGTCCACGACCCCGGCCCCCTCGGCCTGAGCCACCTCCTGGCCTTATGGCTCTTGAG GTCCCAGAACCCTTGGGTGAAGACAAGAAGAAAGGGAAGCCAGAAAAATTGAAACGCTGCATTCGCACAGCAGCTGGAAGTAGCTGGGAGGACCCCAGCCTGCTGGAGTGGGATGCAG ATGACTTCCGGATCTTCTGCGGGGATTTGGGCAATGAGGTGAATGATGACATCTTGGCACGTGCCTTCAGCCGCTTCCCATCCTTCCTTAAGGCTAAGGTGATCCGTGACAAGCGCACAGGCAAGACCAAGGGCTATGGCTTTGTCAGCTTCAAGGACCCAAGTGACTATGTGCGCGCCATGCGTGAGATGAATG GGAAATATGTGGGCTCACGCCCCATCAAGCTTCGTAAGAGCATGTGGAAGGACCGGAACCTGGATGTGGTCCGcaagaagcagaaggaaaagaagaagttggGACTGAGATAG